One part of the uncultured Bacteroides sp. genome encodes these proteins:
- a CDS encoding SusC/RagA family TonB-linked outer membrane protein gives MKRKLMLLLTCLFVGIGLVTAQNQKVTGVVLSEEDGLPVIGASVLVKGTTIGTSTDMDGKFTLLNIPSSAKVLVVSYIGMKKSEVAIKPNLRITLVSDAKVMEEVVVTAMGITREKKALGYAAQDVKADQLTQAASTSVTSALQGKVSGVEIAPSSGMPGASAKMTIRGSRSFTGDNTPLYVVDGMPIASNSDIDTGNSVTGADFANRSVDIDPNDIESVNILKGQAASALYGMRASNGVVIITTKSGKGTRKGKPEITFNTNLSFDVLSVTPDLQKEFAQGTGGAYDPSNSKSWGCKISELANDANYGGNTDNEFTQADGKHQGQYYVPQRAKAGLNPWVAPKVYDNVGDFFETGSTWSNNINIAQGFEKGNYSFSLGNTTTSGIVPSTGLDRYNAKMSAEAKLHENWMTGFNGNFVTSKITKQSGANNGIVATVFPAPASYDLAGIPYYAEGDPYTQNNYRGTGGFDNAYWAINNNKFTERSQRFFGNVYAKYTTKFGSDDKKLDLKYQLGTDAYTTNYTDLWGYGHANGKGSIDHYGYTINETNSLLTANFDWNINEELNLNALVGNEFVHKTKKFYESYGSDFNYGGWNHVSNASVYQASESYKKSRTVGTFANLSLTYKNMLYFSATGRNDVVSTMPRNNRSFFYPSVSLGFIFTELESLKNDILTWGKLRASYAEVGQAGTYYDSYYTTPTYGGGFSSGTPITYPIGSVVAYTPYSTIYDPALKPQNTKSYELGADLTFFNGLFSLSYTYSRQNVKDQIFDVPLATSTGYSAFVTNGGSIHTNSHEVTLDVKAIDTRNLKWNIGVNFAKIDNYVDELAEGVNSIFLGGFVEPQIRAGIGDKFPVIYGVGYLRNDEGKIVVDEDGMPMAGEEKVLGTVAPDFRVGFNTTLEFHKFRLSAVLDWKQGGQMYGGTAGMLDFYGVSKKSADFRNAESFLFDGGDAVKVTGTDALGKTTYAKNDIMISGDNAETYFSNLNGISESMVFNTSFLKLREISLSYPIWAKPNLGVTMNVFARNLLLWSELKGLDPEASQGNNNMAGAFERFSLPGSSSYGLGFTVKF, from the coding sequence ATGAAAAGAAAATTAATGCTGTTATTGACATGCCTTTTTGTTGGCATAGGTCTGGTAACTGCCCAAAATCAGAAAGTAACAGGTGTTGTTCTTTCTGAAGAAGACGGGTTGCCTGTAATAGGCGCATCAGTGTTGGTTAAAGGTACAACTATAGGTACCTCTACTGATATGGATGGTAAGTTTACTTTGTTGAACATTCCAAGTTCTGCAAAGGTGTTGGTAGTATCTTATATAGGTATGAAAAAAAGTGAAGTAGCTATCAAGCCAAATCTTAGAATAACTCTTGTTTCTGATGCAAAGGTTATGGAAGAGGTTGTTGTTACTGCTATGGGTATTACCCGTGAGAAAAAAGCATTGGGATATGCTGCTCAGGATGTAAAGGCTGATCAGTTAACTCAGGCTGCAAGTACTAGTGTTACTTCTGCATTGCAAGGTAAAGTTTCAGGCGTTGAAATTGCTCCTTCTTCAGGTATGCCAGGTGCTTCTGCTAAAATGACTATCCGTGGATCTCGTTCATTCACTGGAGATAATACTCCATTGTACGTTGTTGATGGAATGCCTATCGCTTCTAATTCTGATATTGATACTGGTAACTCTGTAACTGGTGCTGACTTTGCTAACCGTTCAGTGGATATTGATCCTAATGATATTGAAAGTGTTAATATCCTTAAAGGTCAGGCTGCTTCTGCCCTTTATGGTATGCGTGCTTCTAATGGTGTTGTTATTATTACAACAAAGAGTGGTAAAGGCACAAGAAAAGGTAAACCTGAAATTACATTCAATACTAACCTTTCTTTCGATGTTCTTTCTGTAACTCCCGATTTGCAAAAGGAATTTGCACAGGGAACGGGTGGAGCATATGATCCTTCAAATTCTAAGTCATGGGGCTGTAAAATTTCAGAGTTAGCAAATGATGCTAATTACGGAGGAAATACAGATAATGAATTTACGCAGGCTGATGGAAAACATCAAGGTCAGTATTATGTGCCTCAACGTGCTAAGGCTGGTTTGAACCCATGGGTTGCTCCAAAGGTTTATGATAATGTAGGTGACTTTTTTGAAACAGGTTCTACTTGGAGTAATAATATTAATATTGCACAGGGATTTGAAAAAGGCAACTATTCATTCTCTTTAGGTAATACGACTACAAGTGGTATTGTACCTTCTACAGGTTTAGATCGTTATAATGCAAAAATGTCTGCTGAAGCTAAACTTCATGAAAACTGGATGACTGGTTTTAATGGTAATTTTGTAACATCAAAAATTACAAAGCAATCAGGAGCTAATAATGGTATTGTTGCAACAGTTTTTCCTGCGCCAGCAAGCTATGATTTAGCTGGAATACCATATTATGCAGAGGGTGATCCTTATACTCAGAATAATTATCGTGGAACAGGTGGATTTGATAATGCATATTGGGCTATCAATAATAATAAGTTTACAGAACGCTCACAACGCTTCTTTGGTAATGTTTATGCAAAATACACTACTAAGTTTGGATCTGACGATAAAAAATTAGATTTAAAATACCAATTAGGAACAGATGCGTATACAACTAATTATACTGATTTGTGGGGTTATGGACATGCTAATGGTAAGGGATCAATTGATCATTATGGATATACAATCAATGAAACGAATTCTTTGTTGACTGCAAACTTTGATTGGAATATTAATGAAGAATTAAATTTGAATGCTTTAGTTGGTAATGAATTTGTTCATAAAACTAAGAAGTTTTACGAATCATACGGATCCGATTTTAATTATGGTGGTTGGAATCATGTTAGCAATGCTTCTGTTTATCAGGCTTCTGAATCATACAAAAAGTCTCGTACTGTAGGTACATTTGCTAACTTATCTCTTACATATAAGAATATGTTGTATTTCAGTGCTACAGGTCGTAATGATGTAGTATCTACAATGCCTCGTAATAATCGTTCATTCTTCTATCCATCAGTATCACTCGGTTTTATATTCACAGAACTAGAATCTCTGAAGAATGATATTTTAACATGGGGTAAGTTGCGCGCTTCTTATGCTGAAGTTGGTCAGGCTGGAACATATTATGATTCTTATTATACTACTCCTACTTATGGTGGTGGTTTCTCTTCTGGAACTCCAATTACTTATCCAATTGGTAGTGTGGTGGCATATACTCCATATTCTACTATATATGATCCTGCTTTGAAACCTCAGAACACAAAGTCATATGAACTTGGTGCTGACTTGACATTCTTTAATGGATTATTCTCTTTGAGTTATACATATTCTCGTCAAAATGTTAAGGATCAGATCTTTGATGTGCCTTTGGCTACTTCAACAGGTTACAGTGCTTTTGTTACAAATGGTGGTTCTATTCACACTAATTCACACGAAGTAACTCTTGATGTTAAAGCAATTGATACAAGAAATTTGAAATGGAACATTGGTGTTAACTTCGCTAAAATTGATAACTATGTTGACGAATTGGCTGAAGGTGTAAACAGTATTTTCCTTGGAGGTTTTGTTGAACCGCAAATACGTGCCGGTATTGGTGATAAGTTCCCTGTAATATATGGTGTTGGTTACTTACGCAATGATGAAGGTAAAATTGTAGTAGATGAAGATGGTATGCCAATGGCTGGTGAGGAAAAGGTTCTTGGTACTGTTGCTCCTGACTTCCGCGTTGGATTTAATACTACATTAGAATTCCACAAATTCCGTTTGTCAGCAGTGTTGGATTGGAAACAAGGTGGTCAAATGTATGGTGGTACTGCCGGAATGCTTGATTTTTATGGTGTAAGTAAAAAATCAGCAGATTTCCGTAATGCTGAATCATTCCTGTTTGATGGTGGTGATGCTGTGAAAGTTACAGGAACAGATGCTTTGGGAAAAACTACTTATGCTAAAAATGACATTATGATTAGTGGTGATAATGCCGAAACATATTTTTCTAATTTGAATGGCATTTCTGAATCAATGGTTTTCAATACCTCTTTCCTTAAGTTGCGTGAGATTTCATTGAGCTATCCTATTTGGGCTAAACCAAATTTAGGTGTTACTATGAATGTCTTTGCAAGAAATCTTTTGTTGTGGTCTGAACTTAAAGGACTTGATCCAGAAGCTTCTCAAGGTAATAATAATATGGCTGGTGCATTTGAACGTTTTTCTTTACCGGGATCTTCCAGCTATGGTTTAGGTTTTACTGTTAAATTCTAA
- a CDS encoding SusD/RagB family nutrient-binding outer membrane lipoprotein, whose product MKSIFKFNISKGLISAAMISTVLASCSEDVMDNINKDVNHTTNAPSKFILADVITSTAFNNVGGDLNTYFSAYVENEVGTYNQLYNAEIRQNEPSASSTFNNVWGNIYSSLKNARIVIKKCSEGGEQDGNYATKGMAEVMAALNSAILTDAYGDVPYTQAALPDLSNGKPQYMNPEIDSQENIYKTIMQLLDDAIVDLPKGDKTAPGSFDLLYSGDTVKWSKLAYGLKARYTMRLMKRSTNVAADMAKVIEYVDKSFASVNDQAAFDHYSASNLNPLFDFQWSRDAVSASQSMYDKLAARKDLRISRVYYNPSSWAHLVPGDAKFRLAPNGTPTERQNYYSYSVYVYAQLAPTLLMSYHELLFLKAEALCRLNRANEAEGVLKQAVVAAIANTEKSVTAAMNAPTVLGYGGLQDISAGAITTAQAEAYFETNVKPLFTVNALKEVMNQKYIALWGASGEAAESYNDIRRMKALGENYVTLANTGKFPLRCPYGSDDTLANPNVKDAYGDGQYVYSEPVWWAGGTR is encoded by the coding sequence ATGAAATCAATATTTAAATTTAATATATCCAAAGGCCTTATATCAGCAGCGATGATTTCTACGGTGTTAGCATCTTGCTCTGAGGATGTAATGGATAACATTAATAAAGATGTAAATCACACAACAAATGCTCCATCGAAATTTATTTTAGCTGATGTAATTACATCTACAGCTTTCAATAATGTTGGTGGCGATTTGAATACTTATTTTTCAGCATATGTTGAAAACGAAGTTGGTACATACAATCAATTATATAATGCTGAAATTCGCCAAAATGAACCTTCTGCATCTTCTACATTTAATAATGTTTGGGGAAATATCTATTCTTCATTGAAGAATGCACGTATAGTTATTAAAAAATGTTCCGAAGGTGGTGAACAGGATGGTAATTATGCTACTAAAGGTATGGCTGAAGTTATGGCTGCCTTAAATTCAGCTATATTAACTGATGCTTACGGTGATGTTCCTTACACTCAAGCTGCACTTCCTGATTTGAGTAATGGCAAACCTCAGTATATGAATCCAGAAATTGATTCTCAGGAGAATATATATAAAACAATAATGCAGCTTCTTGATGATGCTATTGTTGATTTGCCAAAAGGTGATAAAACAGCCCCAGGTAGTTTTGATTTGCTTTACAGTGGTGACACTGTAAAATGGTCAAAGTTGGCTTATGGTTTGAAAGCTCGTTATACAATGCGTTTAATGAAACGTTCAACTAATGTGGCCGCTGATATGGCAAAGGTTATTGAATACGTAGATAAATCTTTTGCTTCTGTTAATGATCAGGCTGCATTTGATCACTATAGTGCAAGTAACTTGAATCCATTATTTGACTTTCAGTGGAGCCGTGATGCCGTTTCTGCAAGTCAGAGTATGTATGATAAGTTAGCAGCTCGTAAAGATCTACGTATTAGTCGAGTTTATTATAATCCAAGTTCATGGGCTCATTTGGTTCCAGGGGATGCTAAGTTTAGATTAGCACCAAATGGTACTCCAACAGAACGTCAGAACTATTATTCATATTCTGTTTATGTATATGCTCAATTAGCTCCAACATTGTTGATGAGCTATCATGAACTTTTGTTTTTGAAAGCTGAAGCACTTTGCCGCCTGAATAGAGCTAATGAAGCAGAAGGTGTATTGAAGCAAGCTGTTGTTGCTGCAATTGCAAATACAGAGAAATCAGTTACTGCAGCAATGAATGCACCTACAGTTTTAGGTTATGGTGGCCTTCAGGATATTTCAGCTGGCGCGATTACAACCGCACAAGCTGAAGCATATTTTGAAACTAATGTAAAACCATTGTTTACTGTTAATGCTTTGAAAGAAGTTATGAATCAAAAGTATATTGCTCTTTGGGGTGCTTCTGGTGAAGCTGCAGAATCATACAACGATATCCGTCGTATGAAGGCTTTGGGTGAAAATTATGTAACATTAGCTAATACTGGCAAATTTCCACTTCGTTGTCCTTATGGATCTGATGACACATTGGCTAATCCAAATGTGAAAGATGCATATGGTGATGGTCAGTATGTGTACTCTGAACCTGTATGGTGGGCTGGTGGTACTAGATAA
- a CDS encoding SusC/RagA family TonB-linked outer membrane protein, translated as MKRKLMLLLTCLFVGIGLVTAQNQKVTGVVISEEDGQPVVGASILVKGTTVGTISDIDGNFTLFNVPSSAKSLVVSFIGMKSAEVAIKPTVKVVLASDAQVVDEVVVTALGISRQKKALGYAVSEISGEEMLKARGGVSNPVNSLQGKIAGLQIQGGSGSMGGSSKIIIRGVKSISGNNQPLFVIDGVPIEGTDYNSTDTQRGAGGYDYGNLVQDLNPDDIENISVLKGPNASALYGSRATNGVVMITTKKGKKGDGYGVTFNSSIGLEVVNKLPKMQKLYGGGYGFETIAINGKNYLYPDMATDESWGDKYEGQEFVSWLDLAKWEDGGKVGNPTTSKWNAPKHDIDDFFETGVSFTNNIAVSQASDRANARISYTNSDLTGYMPNSSLTKNIFNVAASTVSADKRLEVFTNVTYFNSRAKGRSETGYGDNNVMQKFIQWGHRELDMKELKSMYMNSIGHQVTWNRAGWDDATPMYSNNPYWSRYMNYENDSRNRIYGNVGMSYKILDNLKFQYKANVDFFVDKQYERNAVYSQEQSRYSEMSRQQVETNHEFMLSYNTRFKNDFSFDANVGSNFMSRRYEYVHGETDGGLAIPLFYNLKNSVNPAKSDNYLRKKSINSVFANATFGYKSTYYLDMSLRNDWSSTLPNGNNSYMYPSVTGSFVFSELLKDKTPWISFGKVRLGYAQVGNDTDPYQVIDTYSQYTNITSTPGYILSTTLKNSSLKPESTNSYEAGLEMSFLNNRLGFEATFYSSETKNQIIPLSITGTSGYLYKVVNSGLMSNKGVELSIHGTPVKTASFSWESSLALASNKNKVKKLVDGVTYYKLASAPFKVEIGAIEGKEYGVIMGTDFVYDDKGNKVINANGTYASTSGNQNIGKVYPDFTGGWTNTFHYKNFDLSVLLDFSKGGHYFSTSYMWGMYSGMLEETAALNENGVNIRESMANGGGVLLKGVLADGTVNTKRIDAETYGTQCYTGPAAQDVFKSDYLKLREINIGYTIPLNKACFIKSFRIAAYGRNLAVWGPDVKHFDPEAAVTSSGNVQGVEGGALPSVANYGLNFSLKF; from the coding sequence ATGAAAAGAAAATTAATGCTGTTATTGACATGCCTTTTTGTAGGTATTGGTCTAGTAACCGCCCAAAATCAAAAAGTAACAGGAGTTGTTATTTCGGAAGAGGATGGGCAACCTGTTGTTGGAGCTTCCATTTTAGTGAAGGGTACAACTGTTGGAACTATCAGTGATATTGATGGTAATTTTACGCTGTTTAATGTTCCAAGTTCTGCAAAATCTTTAGTTGTTTCATTTATTGGAATGAAATCTGCAGAAGTTGCAATTAAACCAACTGTGAAAGTTGTTCTTGCATCTGATGCGCAAGTTGTTGATGAAGTAGTTGTAACTGCTTTAGGTATTTCTCGTCAAAAGAAAGCTTTAGGTTATGCTGTTTCTGAAATCTCTGGAGAAGAGATGCTAAAAGCTCGTGGTGGTGTAAGCAACCCGGTTAACTCTTTACAAGGTAAGATTGCCGGATTGCAGATTCAGGGTGGATCTGGTTCTATGGGTGGTTCTTCTAAAATAATCATTCGTGGTGTAAAATCAATCTCTGGAAATAACCAGCCATTATTCGTAATTGATGGTGTGCCTATCGAAGGTACAGACTATAATAGTACAGACACTCAAAGAGGTGCCGGTGGTTATGACTATGGTAACCTGGTTCAGGACCTTAACCCTGACGATATTGAGAATATCTCCGTATTGAAAGGTCCTAATGCTTCTGCTCTTTATGGTTCTCGTGCAACAAATGGTGTTGTAATGATTACTACGAAGAAAGGGAAAAAGGGTGATGGATATGGTGTTACTTTCAATTCTTCTATTGGTTTAGAGGTTGTGAATAAATTGCCAAAGATGCAAAAATTATATGGTGGTGGTTATGGATTCGAAACTATAGCTATCAACGGGAAGAATTATTTGTATCCGGATATGGCTACTGATGAAAGCTGGGGTGACAAATACGAAGGACAAGAATTCGTGTCATGGCTTGATTTAGCAAAATGGGAAGATGGTGGAAAAGTTGGAAATCCAACAACTTCCAAATGGAACGCTCCTAAACATGATATCGATGATTTCTTCGAAACAGGAGTTTCGTTTACTAATAACATTGCTGTAAGTCAGGCATCAGATAGAGCGAATGCACGTATATCATATACTAATTCAGATCTTACTGGTTATATGCCTAACAGTTCTTTAACAAAGAATATTTTTAATGTAGCTGCTTCTACTGTAAGCGCAGATAAGCGTTTAGAAGTATTCACTAATGTTACTTACTTCAATTCAAGAGCAAAAGGACGTTCAGAAACCGGATACGGTGATAACAATGTTATGCAGAAATTCATTCAATGGGGACACCGTGAACTTGATATGAAAGAATTGAAGAGTATGTATATGAATTCAATCGGACATCAGGTAACCTGGAACCGTGCAGGATGGGATGATGCAACTCCAATGTATAGCAATAACCCATATTGGTCTCGTTATATGAATTATGAAAATGATTCACGTAACCGTATTTATGGTAATGTTGGAATGAGCTATAAAATTCTGGATAACTTAAAGTTCCAGTATAAAGCTAATGTTGATTTCTTTGTTGATAAACAATATGAACGTAATGCTGTTTATTCTCAGGAACAATCTCGCTACTCTGAAATGTCTCGTCAACAGGTTGAAACCAACCATGAATTTATGTTGTCATACAATACTCGTTTTAAGAATGATTTCTCATTTGATGCCAACGTTGGTTCAAACTTTATGAGTCGTAGATATGAGTATGTACATGGTGAAACTGATGGTGGTTTAGCAATTCCTTTGTTCTATAATTTAAAGAATTCTGTTAACCCGGCAAAATCAGACAACTATTTAAGAAAGAAATCTATTAACTCTGTATTTGCAAATGCAACATTTGGATATAAGAGTACCTATTATTTAGATATGTCTTTACGTAATGACTGGTCTTCAACATTACCAAATGGCAACAATTCTTATATGTATCCATCAGTAACAGGTAGTTTTGTGTTCTCTGAATTGTTGAAGGATAAAACACCTTGGATAAGCTTTGGTAAAGTTAGACTTGGTTATGCTCAGGTAGGTAATGATACTGATCCATATCAAGTAATTGATACATATTCTCAATATACTAACATTACTTCAACTCCAGGGTACATATTAAGTACTACTTTGAAGAATAGCAGTTTGAAACCTGAATCAACAAATTCTTATGAAGCAGGTCTTGAAATGTCTTTCTTAAATAACCGTTTAGGCTTTGAAGCAACATTCTATTCAAGTGAAACAAAAAATCAGATTATTCCTTTATCAATAACTGGTACATCCGGTTATCTATATAAAGTTGTAAACTCTGGTTTGATGAGTAATAAAGGTGTTGAATTATCAATTCATGGAACTCCTGTAAAAACTGCTAGTTTCTCTTGGGAATCATCACTTGCTTTGGCATCTAATAAAAACAAAGTTAAGAAATTAGTTGATGGAGTAACATACTATAAATTAGCTAGTGCTCCTTTTAAAGTTGAAATTGGTGCTATCGAAGGAAAAGAATATGGAGTTATTATGGGTACCGACTTTGTATATGATGACAAAGGAAATAAAGTAATCAATGCAAATGGTACTTATGCTTCTACTTCTGGTAACCAAAATATTGGAAAAGTTTATCCAGACTTTACAGGTGGTTGGACTAATACATTCCACTACAAGAATTTCGATTTAAGCGTATTGCTTGATTTCTCAAAAGGTGGTCATTACTTCTCTACTTCTTATATGTGGGGTATGTATTCAGGTATGCTTGAGGAAACAGCTGCTTTAAATGAAAATGGAGTAAATATCCGCGAATCAATGGCTAATGGTGGTGGCGTTTTGTTGAAAGGTGTATTGGCTGATGGAACAGTAAACACTAAACGTATTGATGCAGAAACTTATGGTACTCAATGTTATACAGGCCCTGCTGCACAAGATGTGTTCAAATCTGATTATTTGAAATTGCGTGAAATAAACATTGGTTATACAATTCCTTTGAATAAGGCTTGTTTTATCAAATCTTTCCGTATAGCAGCTTACGGACGTAACCTAGCTGTTTGGGGACCAGATGTTAAGCATTTTGACCCGGAAGCAGCAGTTACAAGCTCTGGTAATGTTCAGGGAGTAGAAGGTGGTGCTTTGCCTTCAGTTGCTAACTATGGTTTGAACTTTAGTTTGAAATTTTAA
- a CDS encoding insulinase family protein, protein MKHLKFTFFLCALIISMPSYSQGLSAFKLKNGLSVYIWEDNTKSDVYGLVGVRAGSINDPEQYTGLAHYLEHLLFKGTDKIGALNWGEEEPIYKKIVQKYDEMAETNDPAKKDAINKEINDLTVQAGKISVSSEFSNLIESIGGKELNAGTSYDLTVFYNSFPAFQLNKWLEISSQRFIHPVFRTFQTELETVYEEYNRSKDNPRTAINNFILEKSFEGHPYSRPVIGLGEHLKNPRISKLIDFYNNWYTPENMVLIIVGNVNAKQISARIAATFGQLEKKTMPERKAYPDLNISGRKQYIAKVGHNPSVHLVYPGVKSGKTDEIPLEITMALLQNSGLTGTLDKLTIDGDIGGGSASLASLREQGRCIITAIPLYDENQKLFESNKGTEKKIIKAIQKVANGDIEDWVINAVKANMCRDFDLRMENNSTKANILLNAFINEQDLGDALGYKEKIMAVTIDDIKKVAKKYLSDNYLALYIEKGKPSKEDKIEKPKYKPVEAPAGQSSLYASQFKHLPIGQVEEKFMNFDDVQIKKINERSKLYYTKNTENNVFSLQIRYGAGTEVFPKLGYAASLMNNAGIMGSYDAQELKKEFSKLNATCDVQANDSYLNITLRGYDNTLVQACQLLSRQILMPKLDDKQLSQLKGSTLGGRSVQKQNNQILTTALNEYLKYQNKSDYIQDLTDKEIYELQIAELTGDINRASNYEAEIYYVGNMDFDQVYDILSKNLPLVTNEKESKSPIVKDFATYAENTVYFLPNTDAEQSQIMFFMPGENYDKKDDVLRDAFNQYFSGGFNGLVLNEIREKRSMAYTAGAYIGSTGLKDKPTYFSGSIGTQNDKAIDALSVFMGLLNDMPKNPERLENIKSYLRQEALTTHPDFRYKARVYESYKKLGYTEDPAKENLSKIDALTFDDIYNFYLKNIKGHSIGIAIMGNPKNIKTDDLKKFGKVIRLSENKLFNDKDALF, encoded by the coding sequence ATGAAACATCTAAAGTTTACATTTTTTCTATGTGCATTAATAATCTCTATGCCTTCATATTCACAGGGATTAAGTGCCTTTAAGTTAAAAAACGGTCTCTCCGTATATATATGGGAAGACAATACAAAGTCTGACGTATATGGCCTTGTGGGAGTAAGAGCTGGTTCCATTAACGACCCTGAACAATACACAGGTCTTGCTCATTACCTGGAGCATTTATTATTTAAGGGAACTGATAAGATAGGTGCTTTAAATTGGGGGGAAGAAGAACCTATCTACAAAAAGATTGTGCAAAAGTACGATGAGATGGCTGAGACAAATGATCCTGCAAAAAAGGATGCCATCAATAAAGAGATCAATGATCTTACAGTTCAAGCCGGAAAAATTAGTGTATCCAGTGAGTTCTCAAACCTAATAGAAAGCATAGGCGGAAAAGAATTGAATGCCGGAACTAGTTACGATTTAACAGTGTTCTACAACTCATTCCCCGCATTTCAATTAAATAAATGGCTAGAAATCTCTTCTCAACGTTTTATTCACCCTGTGTTTCGTACTTTTCAAACAGAGTTAGAAACTGTTTACGAAGAATATAATCGTTCAAAAGACAACCCTAGAACTGCTATAAACAATTTCATTCTGGAAAAATCTTTTGAAGGACATCCATATTCACGTCCTGTAATAGGCTTAGGAGAGCATTTAAAAAATCCAAGAATAAGCAAACTTATTGATTTTTATAATAACTGGTACACTCCAGAAAACATGGTACTTATTATAGTAGGAAACGTTAATGCAAAACAAATCAGTGCCCGTATTGCTGCCACATTTGGTCAATTAGAGAAAAAGACGATGCCAGAGCGTAAAGCTTATCCGGACCTTAACATTAGTGGTCGTAAGCAATATATAGCAAAAGTAGGACATAACCCTAGCGTGCACTTAGTATATCCAGGCGTGAAAAGTGGAAAAACCGATGAAATTCCATTGGAAATAACAATGGCGTTACTTCAAAATTCAGGCTTAACCGGAACACTTGATAAATTAACAATTGACGGAGATATTGGAGGTGGCTCAGCATCATTAGCATCATTGCGAGAACAAGGACGGTGCATTATTACTGCTATTCCATTATATGATGAAAATCAGAAACTTTTTGAGTCAAACAAAGGAACCGAGAAAAAGATAATTAAAGCTATACAAAAAGTTGCAAACGGAGATATTGAAGACTGGGTTATTAATGCAGTTAAAGCAAATATGTGCCGTGACTTTGATTTAAGAATGGAGAATAACTCAACCAAAGCTAATATTTTGCTGAATGCATTTATTAATGAACAAGATTTAGGAGATGCATTGGGATACAAAGAAAAAATAATGGCTGTTACCATTGACGATATAAAGAAAGTTGCTAAAAAGTACTTATCCGACAATTACCTTGCACTATATATTGAAAAAGGCAAACCGAGTAAAGAAGACAAAATAGAAAAGCCTAAATATAAACCAGTAGAAGCACCAGCAGGCCAATCATCTCTATACGCATCGCAATTCAAACATTTACCAATAGGACAAGTTGAAGAAAAATTTATGAATTTTGATGATGTTCAAATAAAGAAAATAAATGAACGTTCAAAGCTATATTATACAAAAAACACAGAAAATAATGTATTTAGTCTTCAAATTCGTTATGGAGCAGGAACAGAAGTTTTCCCAAAATTAGGTTACGCCGCCTCATTAATGAATAATGCAGGAATTATGGGCTCATATGATGCACAAGAACTTAAAAAAGAATTTAGCAAATTAAATGCCACATGCGATGTACAAGCTAATGATAGCTATTTAAATATAACATTGAGAGGGTACGATAACACTTTAGTTCAAGCATGTCAGTTACTATCCCGACAAATATTAATGCCTAAACTGGATGATAAACAGTTAAGTCAACTAAAAGGAAGTACACTTGGAGGCCGATCTGTTCAGAAACAAAATAATCAGATTCTTACTACGGCTTTAAATGAGTACCTAAAATATCAAAATAAATCAGATTATATTCAAGATCTAACAGACAAAGAAATATATGAACTTCAAATTGCAGAACTTACTGGCGATATAAACCGCGCATCAAATTATGAAGCAGAAATCTATTACGTTGGCAATATGGACTTTGATCAGGTATATGATATTTTAAGTAAGAATCTACCTTTAGTGACTAACGAAAAGGAGAGCAAATCACCTATAGTGAAAGACTTTGCAACATATGCTGAAAACACGGTTTACTTCCTGCCAAATACTGATGCTGAGCAAAGTCAGATAATGTTTTTTATGCCCGGAGAAAATTATGACAAAAAAGATGATGTATTACGAGATGCATTTAATCAGTATTTCTCTGGAGGGTTCAATGGACTTGTCTTAAATGAAATCAGAGAAAAACGTTCAATGGCATATACAGCAGGTGCATATATAGGAAGCACAGGATTGAAAGATAAGCCAACATATTTTTCCGGAAGTATAGGGACCCAAAATGATAAAGCAATAGATGCACTTTCTGTTTTCATGGGTTTATTGAATGATATGCCTAAGAATCCTGAGCGTTTGGAAAATATCAAAAGCTACTTACGTCAAGAAGCACTAACAACTCATCCTGATTTCAGATACAAAGCAAGAGTATATGAGAGTTACAAAAAACTTGGTTACACAGAAGATCCGGCAAAAGAGAACTTATCTAAAATAGACGCTCTTACCTTTGATGATATTTATAACTTCTATCTAAAGAATATCAAAGGTCATTCTATAGGTATTGCCATTATGGGAAATCCGAAAAACATTAAAACAGATGATTTGAAAAAGTTTGGTAAAGTTATAAGACTAAGCGAGAATAAACTTTTTAATGATAAAGACGCCCTATTCTAA